Part of the Spirochaetales bacterium genome, GGTTTCGTATCGTTATTCCTTTTTCGATTATTTCCTGAATAAAGAGGTAATCCTCTCCCCGCCGGACAAAAGGCCTGTGTACGGTGAACGCGGAGATCGCAGCCACGGGCAGCATGACCAGGCCGCCTTTTTTATAGAGTTCATGGTAGGCAACGGATGAACTGACGAAGCACTCATTGATCGAATCGCATATCACGCCGTCAAAATCGAGTACGAGAAGGGTCGACCGATCGATTGAAATATCATGTGCCGTACTCATGGCGATTCGACGACGATGAGAGAGAGTGCGTTCGCACTGCCCATATTAGAAGGAAGCCGCATACTCCCGAATCCCGTACCGTGTATACCCGATTCTCCGGGCGGAAGAGAAAAACCTGTCCTTCCGGCAAAACGCGGATTGAGTGCCGCCATAATCGCCGCGCCCGTCGGCGTGAACAATTCTTTCTCCACCGGTCCTTTTCTGATCGGAATTCCGTAGTTCCGGATAATATAGGCGGTTGCCGGAGCGGGTACGTCAAGTTCACCATGTGAAAATCTGATCGTACCGCCCCCCACCATGACAGGCGACAAACAGGTGACGGTCTCGCAATCAATACCGAGAAGCTGGAGACCCATGGCGGCACCGGCAAGATCGATGATGATATCCTGCGCTTCATGGAGATGGGGCGTGTGGAGGCGGGCAGAATCATTGTGATGGACCGCATATTCGGCTTCCGTAAGAATTTTCATGGCAGTAAGGGCGAATTCCGCATATGGCTTCGAAATTCCCGCTTTACCGATAGCATTCACCAGATGTTCCGCTGCCACCGAAGCGTCGATCGCGTGTTCGTTATTCAAGAGCCGTATGTTGAGATAGATACCCTCAACCCCGCTTCTTGTCTCTCCGACCGCCTCGATCGTTGTGTCGCCCAGGGACGATGCGGCCAGCTTCATGGCGGCAATAACTTTATCGTCACGGGCCCCGGCTGAAATAAGGGCGGCGGACATCATATCCCCCGCCATTCCGAACGCGGGATCGATAACCAGTAATCGTCGATTGTTCGCCATAAGGTTACTTACTGAAACTCCTTTCGTATTCCTTCCTGATCGGGATATTCCCTTCCCGTAAAAAGCCTGAATTGTGCAAATGCCTGTCCAAGAAGCATTTCCTTGCCCCTGATAATCCTGCAGCCGGCCTTCCGGGCCGCTTTGAGCAGGGTCGTTTCCGGGGGATTGTAGACGATATCATAGACGATTTCATTTCCCCCGAACACATAATCCGGTATCGGACTCGCCGATGGATCCGGTTCCATGCCCACGCTTGTTGTCTGGACGATGATGTCGGAGTACGATTTTATCCTCTCGATTCCCCCGGTATCCAGAGAAGCCCATCCGCAATCGAATGCGTCCGCAAGCTTTTGAGCCCTCTCCCCGGTTCTGTTCACGATCAGGACCTCCGCCCCCTCCCCGATCAGGGAATAAACAACCGATTTCGCCGCCCCGCCGGCCCCGATTACCGTGGTTTTCTTTCCTTTGAGCGATGAACCCGCAACCGCCCTTTTGAGCGGTTCGAGAAAACCGATCGTATCGGTATTCACCCCGTAAAATCCGTCACCTTCGCGCACGACCGTATTGCATGCACCGGTGGCGTCCACACTTACATCCTTTTCGGCGAGAAAGCCTATTATCCCTTCCTTGTGCGGAATCGTGACGGAAAATCCCTTTATCGAAAGAAGATGGGCGAGTTTTATAAACGAGGGAATGCTGTCCGTTTGAAACGGTATGTAAAGGGCGTTCAGGCCTATCGCTTTGAACCCCCTGTTATGAATGATCGGGGAAAAGGTATGCATGACCGGATTACCGATAATGCCGTAAAGGATGGTGTCCCTGTTTACTTCCCTGAACCGGTATAAGGAGGTAAGCGTCGAAGGATCGATATGCCCCGAGGCGGCTAACCGTTCGGGAACCGAACAGAAGGTGAGGTAGGTGTCGAGATACGGGGCGAGGATCCTCGTTGGAAACCCGTAATTGCCCATACCTACAAGTATTTTTTCCATGCCGTCAAGTTCCCTGTAACAGGAAAAAAGTTTCAACACATCATCGGTATCAAGCGGCATGACGGCCGCCTTGGGCAGTTCTTTCTCCGCTCGTGCAAGCCGTTTCATCCGTTGTGCGAGATCGTCAGGGACACCGCTAAAATCATGTAACGAGCGTATAACCCGTCCGCCCCCCGCCACGGTTATTTCTTCCAGCCCGCTCCCCGTACAGTCCTCTTCGAGATCGATATATGAAAATCCGCCTTCCAAAGCATGTTTCATGAGTCCGATTCTCCCGGATTCCTCGCCGGTAAACATTCCCCCGTCTTTCTTTTTGCGTAATGTCAGAATAACGGGAACTCCCGCTTTTTTCGGAAAGCGCCAAAGATGAGTGAGTTCGCCCCGGCTGAGATAGTCCGCCCTTAATTCGACCAGATCGATCATATGACGGTACTCATCGATTCTTGACAAATTCGCCCGGAGGGTCGTCTCGATAACTGAAAGACAAATTCGGCTTTTACTCATACGAATATCTTCCTTACAATTATTTATACGCCGAATGGGTAAATTATTCAATCGCCGCACGGGTAATATTCATACATTCCCGCACGGGTTGAATAATAACGGATTCCGTCCGGATATTCCGTGACTATAATAAAAGAGGTTGTTTGATGATAGCGACTGATAACAGGTCGTTCTCCGGAGAGAAACCCTCAGGCGGACCGGACGGCATTATTGGCTGACAAAGCGTTTTAAAAGATACCTGTATCCGGTACTCAGATCCTTGAGCAGAAAATCGGTTTTTTCGTCAAGCCGGTTGAGGATGGAATGTGTCTCCACATAGCGGGCGATTTCTTCAAGACACAACCTTCCTTTTTCTCCCACAGGCTCTTTCTTTAATTCCGGAATAATGACATCGAGCAGTCTTTTCTTGTAATCGCCGTTTGCAGGATTTCTTTTTATCTGATCGAGAATACCGAAGCATTCCGTTACCCAGCTCAAGCCGTGAATAATATCTCTCAAGCCTTTGTTCTGATAGTGGCTGACAAAGAGTGTTCCGTCAATAATGAGTGGTTCGTATTTCTCATCCACATAGTGAAAATATACATTCACAGGTAAAAAGTCAAGTAAGGCGATTTCACTTCACGCCCCCCCGTTATTTTCAGGGCTGAGAGTCCGATAGACCGGCTGATAAATAAAAGTCACGGATTTTCGCGCCCCACCCCTTCCTCCCGCGATTGCAAATTGTTTTTATACTCCCCCAATACAATACTTCAACGGTTCTTGCGATAATAAGGCTGTTGACGAGAAGAATTTCATCCGCACCGGCAAGAAACGCCGGTGAAAATCCTTTTTTTCCAGGCAACACCTTTGTGAATCCCAATATCCGGAAATCGCTGATTATTCTTTTTTGCATGATCCCGAAAAGGTAATTATTACGGCCGTCGACATAGAAGAGGGTCTTTCCTTTCACAGCAAGACAGTTTGTGAAGCTTCCCTCCAGAATCGATCCCGAAGTATCCGGGAATAACACCTCGTCAGCGGAAAAATTATCCCTGTACCACGTGCGCCAGTAGTGATTCGCCCAGTAATTGGTGGATTTGAACCTGAAAAGAAATCCCTCTTTCGGTTCATGGTGAATACAGACGGCACAACTGCCGCTGTCACGATGGTATTCGCCGAGAAAAACACAGGTGTCCCACATTTTAGAGCCGGTAATGGGAGCGCATATGATTTTAACTCGTAATATCCTGTCTTCATATCCGTTATGTCTTATCAAATCAATGATACGTTCTTCACCGACACCTGATTCGTCAATCTCCTTTTTAAAAGTGGCA contains:
- a CDS encoding DUF111 family protein produces the protein MANNRRLLVIDPAFGMAGDMMSAALISAGARDDKVIAAMKLAASSLGDTTIEAVGETRSGVEGIYLNIRLLNNEHAIDASVAAEHLVNAIGKAGISKPYAEFALTAMKILTEAEYAVHHNDSARLHTPHLHEAQDIIIDLAGAAMGLQLLGIDCETVTCLSPVMVGGGTIRFSHGELDVPAPATAYIIRNYGIPIRKGPVEKELFTPTGAAIMAALNPRFAGRTGFSLPPGESGIHGTGFGSMRLPSNMGSANALSLIVVESP
- the aroE gene encoding shikimate dehydrogenase, whose translation is MSKSRICLSVIETTLRANLSRIDEYRHMIDLVELRADYLSRGELTHLWRFPKKAGVPVILTLRKKKDGGMFTGEESGRIGLMKHALEGGFSYIDLEEDCTGSGLEEITVAGGGRVIRSLHDFSGVPDDLAQRMKRLARAEKELPKAAVMPLDTDDVLKLFSCYRELDGMEKILVGMGNYGFPTRILAPYLDTYLTFCSVPERLAASGHIDPSTLTSLYRFREVNRDTILYGIIGNPVMHTFSPIIHNRGFKAIGLNALYIPFQTDSIPSFIKLAHLLSIKGFSVTIPHKEGIIGFLAEKDVSVDATGACNTVVREGDGFYGVNTDTIGFLEPLKRAVAGSSLKGKKTTVIGAGGAAKSVVYSLIGEGAEVLIVNRTGERAQKLADAFDCGWASLDTGGIERIKSYSDIIVQTTSVGMEPDPSASPIPDYVFGGNEIVYDIVYNPPETTLLKAARKAGCRIIRGKEMLLGQAFAQFRLFTGREYPDQEGIRKEFQ
- a CDS encoding aminotransferase class IV gives rise to the protein MERTILFNGEITADTIRLTAGSEVLNYGTGFFETILYENGHLYFYEDHIERIRSALATFKKEIDESGVGEERIIDLIRHNGYEDRILRVKIICAPITGSKMWDTCVFLGEYHRDSGSCAVCIHHEPKEGFLFRFKSTNYWANHYWRTWYRDNFSADEVLFPDTSGSILEGSFTNCLAVKGKTLFYVDGRNNYLFGIMQKRIISDFRILGFTKVLPGKKGFSPAFLAGADEILLVNSLIIARTVEVLYWGSIKTICNRGRKGWGAKIRDFYLSAGLSDSQP